A genomic stretch from Edaphobacter aggregans includes:
- a CDS encoding PDDEXK nuclease domain-containing protein, which yields MRRCIATFLVGGYLVDFLDLPDTQNEADLQKGLLFNLRKFLMELGDGFAFVGEKVVYRLATRISNWIYSSPSRLAVLGCLRTKNGSLRTRAYG from the coding sequence ATGCGCCGTTGCATCGCCACCTTTTTGGTCGGTGGGTATCTTGTGGACTTTCTCGATCTACCCGATACCCAAAACGAGGCTGATTTGCAAAAGGGGCTGCTCTTCAATCTTCGGAAGTTCCTGATGGAGCTAGGAGACGGCTTTGCTTTCGTGGGAGAAAAGGTCGTGTACAGGTTGGCAACCAGGATTTCGAACTGGATTTACTCTTCTCCATCGAGACTTGCAGTGCTTGGTTGCCTTCGAACTAAAAACGGGTCGCTTCGAACCAGAGCATATGGGTAA